TTCAATAGCTGCCATTTGGTACTCTTATCTTTAGAAATCATCTTGATACGTTTTTTCATTGTTAAACCATTAAAATAATTGTAGATCCCTATTCTTCTGTGTGAATCAATGAGCTGGTTGAGCATCAATTGCAAGTACTTGGATTTTTTAATGTCCCTTTGCAAAATAGCTGCATCCACCTGATATTCATGTACAGTTTTAAGGTCTCTCCGAAAGAGGTAGACAAATGGGTTGAACCATAGTACTGAAGCAAATAACTCTGTAGAAATTAAATCCAATGTATGCCAGGCCTTCCCGTGCCATTTTTCATGGTCGATGATCAGACGATCAATGGTATTCTTACTGTCGGCAGGTATGAAAATCCACTTGAAATAAGAAAAAACCAAGCGCCCCTTGTATTGAATGATAGTAAATGCACCATCTGTTTGGACAGAGGACTGTTGCTTGATTTTAAACACTTTCAATAGGTTAAAAGTAAATTTGATCAAACTAACTATCACCCCCAAAACATAGACAAGTGCCAGCAAACTATTCCAATCCGAATGGGACTGCTCGATTGCCTCGATAGGCTGGATTCTGTCATCAATCGACCCAAAATCCTCAAACAATACTGGTATCGTTTCAGTGGGCAAGGTATAACTGGATGTTAATTCTATATCTATCAAAGGTATGATCAGAGACACAGGTATCATAGCCAACAAATACACTCGGTTGATATGATGAAATGAAGACCTACTGAGTAATAGATGATAAAACGAGTAAAGAACAATAAATACTCCGCTTACCTTAAGCAGGTAAAATATAGTATCAGTTACCATCATCTTTCAAATTTTTGATCTTCGTTTCTATTAACTGTCTCATTTGCTCTAATTCGGTAATACTTAACTCTTTGTCGTCAGTAAAAAACGAGGCGAATTTGCTTACAGAGCCATTAAAGAAGTTATTAACCACTCCTTTGAAATGGACTCTGAAATAATCGCCTTTGGACACCAATGGATAGTACTGATTGGTTTTCCCAAAAGTCTCATAGCCGATAAATTTCTTCTTCGTCAAAACCCTTACAACAGTTTGCACGGTTGTATAGGCAGGTCTTGGCTCGGGAAACTTCTCCACTATATCTTTAAGAAAAGCCTTTTCAAGCTCCCATAGATACTGCATTACCTGTTCTTCCGCCTTTGTCAACTCTTTCATTTCAATACGTATTTAAATTCGTAGCTACGCCCAACCCTCCAAAAACCCATTATTGTGCACGATAACCGGTCTTCATCAGTTTGAACGTCACAAACATATGACTATAAATATAATTATACAACTATTTATATAGTCGTGTGACTAGATATGTAATTATAGGGCTGATGAAATGCATAAGAAGCTCCCCTATTGTCCGCACCACCATTGTCTGCATCACGGATTAGAAGGATTGATGGATTGCACGGATGGGGAATCGACCACAGAAAATCTGCGCAATCATGAAATCAGTATCATCCGTGTTTCTCCAATGTAACGTTTTGGCAAAACATTGCCTACTTGAGACCTGAGCTTATTTTGCTTGTTGGATATCATATCCCCATCTTCTCAGTTCCTCGATTATTATCTCACCTTCTTCTGTTTCTATTTGCTTGCCAATCATTTTCTTTTTTCGGCCATATTTGAAGTATACATGGACATCCGAAAAACCAAACATTGCAGTTCCAGTGGCCCCATAACTACCAGAAGTGTCAACTAGTTCCACATTTGAAATTTTATCCTTCTTGTATCGAGAAGAGTGTTTAAAGATTTTAACTCTCTTGGTGATCTTTATTGAGTTGTCTTTAATCTCTACTTCTTCGTCTCCAATCGCTGCCCAATAAAAGTTGAAAAAATTGTAATAGAAACCCCAGAAAAAAAGAGCAAAGATCGGAAGAAAGAACATATTAAAATTCCCCATGATTATCCTTTCAATAGTTTGATATACCCCACGTAGAAACCCTAGAAGCATCAATGTTAGGAAAATAGCGATTCCATAAGATTTAAAATCAGGGGTAATAAAAAGAGTTGATGAATGAGATGTTCGTTCTATGTGAAGATTCATTGTATTGATAAAAATGCTACCTAACCGAGTAAAATCCTAATACTTGTTTTATAACCTATATTCATGATTAAAATTCTCTCTCTCGAAAATGCTGCGGGAAGCAGGCTGCTAAGCTGCTCGGAAACCAAACTAAAACATCCTGCCGAAACTTCCCAGCTGCTAGGTGCGATTCGTTTCATTTTGTGGCTGGCTGCTTGCCCCTATTTTCCTCAAAAGGGACTTCCCGAAGGTTCTTAGGATAGTGGGAATCAGGATGGCGAGTAGCAAAAGAGTGAATTTGGTGATGGTGATATAACCTAGCATACCGGCTAACGTTTCGTTTTTGGCAGGAAATGTATCGAGTAGATGGTAGATGCTGTAGTTTTCGATCATATCCATGACGAACCATATCATGGGAATAAGCAGTAGAGTGATTCGAAATTGCCTCGAGATGGGCCCTCGTTTCGTGACGTAAAGGGACAATAGGATAAGAAATGCAAGCAGGGTAATGGGGAAGAAAACATCAATGGTATAAGTGAATTCCTTGTAGATAGCCATTCCGTATAGAGGAAACGAGGCGATACGGCTATATACTTCTTCACTTGAGAAGGAAGGAGCCTTGTCAAATATCTCTAAATCGTTTAGTGCAGTACTGACTGCTTTGGATGACCTGGGTATTTCGAAAAAGTGAGTTCCCACGAAAGCGGCCATAAAGATGAGAAATGAACCAAAAAGCGTAGATCCCTTTGGAAATAGGCCGTCTGGCTTCTGATGGCTTTTAGTAGATCTCTCGGCATTAGAACTGAGCAAAGTACCCACCAGGAGTCCTAGAGAGAATACAATGGGGATATAAAGTAGGTGTGCGGATGTCATGGATAGTAGTATTTTTGTCCATGCAAATCTTAGTTTTTAATCTTTCGAAATTCTTGGTGAATACCAACATTTCAGATTCTAATGCTGTTAAATAGCTTGCTGAAGTTAGTGGCGTCAATTCCTAAATACGAGGCAATATACTTGTGAGGCACTTTTTGAAGAAGGTGCGGGCTTCTTTGGCAGAATGCAGTGAATCGCTCTTCTATAGACATGGATCGAAACTCAATGTGTAGGTTAAGCAAGCGCACCAATAGCTTCTCATTGATCCGACGAAAAAGGGTCTCAATGTTCGGAAACTGGGCATAAAGGAGCTGCAGATCTTCAAAGCTCAGGCAATCCACCTCACTTGCGGTCACACTGGTAAAACCATACCTGGACGGGACTTGCTCAGAAAACGAATCCGGAATCGCACATAAATTGGGCGGATAAGTAAAGGCAATCACATGCTTTTTATCGTGTTGATCATAATGACACATCTGAACCCCGCTCCTGATTAAAAAGAGCTGTTTTTGCACTTGTCCGGGCCTGATGAGGCTCTCATTTCTCTTTAGGGTTTTGGATTTAATCTTTTCTTGAATGGCATTAAACTCCTCCTGACTGATGGGATGAAATCGGTTTAAAAATTCATGACGATCCGCTGTACTAAAGGATTCAGTTCGATTGGTCTGCATTCGTTTTTTCGCTTTCGATGATCGAGTTTATAAAATCGTTTACATGTAATTCTTTCAGCTCTGCATAGCGCTTCTTGTCTTGATGGGCCTGTTCGGCTAATTCATATTTCATGTTTTGGTATTTCAATCGAGCCCAATCATTTTTTCTCATAAAATCACGGGACAAAATGTGTCTCTCCAGGGCCTGGCTGTCCATAGGGCATACATACAGATGATGCACGATAGCATCTAAAACCTCGTGAGTCAGTTGGCCTGTACGTTTAAAAACCTCGCGCTGTTCGATTCCCTGGTTGCCATTGTGATAATACCCGATTTCAATCAACCCCGCTTTAATTTTCTCAAATTCCCATTCTTCCCTGTAGACAATATCAATGTCGATGATGTCTTTCGCATCCAGATTGGCCACAGAGGTACTCCCTACGTGTTCTATTTGACAATCAAGTCCCTCTAGGCCTTTTTCAATTTCCCCTTTTAGTTTCACGAAGTGGACAGTCCAGTCAGGCGTGTATTTTTTTATTAGCATGGGTATTTCACTTTCCTTTATTGATGATGGTTATAACTGACTGTTAAAAGCGAATGCTGTATTCCAAATTCGCAATAAAGCTTCTTGTCAGTCCGTCTGGTCGGGCTTCTCTCACGATAAATGGCATGCCTAAATTGAGTTGGATGCTATTCTTACTATTAATTTCATAATCTATGTAAGCATTGCCATTGAGTGTAAGTCCCTGAGATCCGACTATTTCTTCTGTTACATTGTTTTCATCTGTGTACTTGTCGTTAGTCAGATGATAGATGGGCAAAATACTTGGTGTCAATTTGAGTTTCGAGGTGATATGGATGGGATAGGAAACACGGAGTAAAACATCCCCAGCCCTTTCAAATTGATTGGTGGACTGAAAAGATCGTAGATCAGAATCAATTGGATAATCTGAAGCCATAAATTGATTGGCATTTTGAGTCAACGGTTGTTGAAGGGCTACAACCCATTGTATTTTCTTGATTTCATAACTAACTCCGAATATAAGATCAAAAGTCCCCAAACTCGCCTGATAGTCCATCGGTAGCGGGAGGTTGTTCAGTTGTTCATTTGCGTCAGACAAAGGGATTTTACTACCCAGCGTTAGATTGATTCTGTCGTTGACTTTAAAGTTGGCATTGACAAAAATGTCCGACAGTCCGAATGTAGAAATGCCATTTCCATTTTGAGCAAGTGTTGTCAATTTAATATCAAGTCCCCATTTCTTATTTAATTGTCTATTGTACTCAAGATAAGTACCATAGGCAGAAATAGAGTGGTCTGCATTCCCCAAAAATGCGCCTACTTTTAATCGATTGTTGACCACTTTAGCACTGTCGTCACTATTAGGTTTGAAGCTGTTGATGGTACAAAACCCCGCGTCACTACAACCCTGTCCGAATAAATGGTGAGTACCTAAAGCGAAAAAAGCTATGGCTACTAAAAAGGATTTCAATTTTGTCATATCTCGTTGGTTATAGTCGAGTTCAATAATAGCCACCACCCAGATAAGGCACTGTGCGCTCCGAGCTTTCTACAATCCGATAAATTTAGGTGATCTGCCGCTGTATTCAAATTGTTCAGATGGCTCAGTTTTTATATAGAGGTGTGGCTATATAGCGGTAATCAATACCGACTTAAATATTCTGATTTGATAAGGTAACAATACCAATCAATTAAAATGAAATCATCTCATCTTCTACCAATGACTGATTATTCAATTCCCCCTTTTGGAAGCGGTTCGACGCATCGAGGGTTAGTGGGATTTGTACATGGCTAGAAGCCAGACTTTGACTTATAGATAGGTTTCAATCGGCTGTTTACAATTGTCAGATTCACGGATTGAAGGGACTGAAGTAATTTCATGGATGGTGGGATTTAAGCTGGTTGGGTAAAACACTTGAGGTAGAAATAGTTTTTTAGTGATGTGTGCGTGATTAATCCCCCTGCCCCCCTTTAATAAAGTGGGAATATAACTTGCAAAGTATTGTTGTATCTTCAGCGGTTACTCTACTACATTCGGTAGCTGTGATTTGAAATAGAATTCAGTCAATTGAACTCATCTAGTCTTCTACCAAAGTATGAATATTCGATTCCGCCTTTCGGAAAGCCGTTCGATGCATCCAGGGCTAGGGGATTTGTACGGAGCTACCAACCCGCTAGCTCACATTGCCAAGCCTGCCTATACCGATCCAAAAAATCAGTGAAATCATGAAATCCGTTCCATCCGTGTTTCCCACTATATTTTCTATCAACAAAAAGCGCCCAAACCTATCAGGCCCGGGCGCTTTTTAGTGAGTTAATGAGAAACTGAGTTACTCAGTTAATAGGTTTGGCTTCTTCCCAATCCTTCCCTTCCTAATAACCAATTAACCCAATAACTTATTAACTATTAACCAATTAACTCAATCCCTACTGTTCGTAGTAAAATCTTTCGTGAACGATCTGGCCGTTTTCCCATTTCTGAACGCCCACTTGCTCCATCTGTACTCTGTTGCCATCCTGGAAAGTCAAATCCATTACCGTCTCATGAATCACTACTCCTGCTTCTTCGTCTGATGTGATTGCCTTCACCTCCAAGCCATGGAATTCTTTCACCATACTCAAAAACTCTTCTTCGTGCTTTCTAACTTCAGCCTTTCCTTCCCAGGTTCCTCTTGGCTCAGTGATTACGATGCTCTCTCCGTAGTACTTATCAAATGCTTCAAGCAATTGACCTTGTCCTATCATGTTGTAGATGTCTACTGTTTTTTCTCTTAATGTCATGGTTTCTTGTATTTATGTGTTGGTACATATAAACTGATATTGTAAATATATGTTGCAACAAATTTCAATTATTTAAGAAAAAAATAAGCCCGGTACAAGTCAAGTGACCTGGACCGGGCTATAACTATAAGAGCATCTGTGTTTTAACTATTCTTTCACCACTCTAAAATTTTTCCAATTTCCATTTTGATGGACTCTCAGGAGATAAACCCCAGGTTTCAATGAACTTCCGATTTGCATTTCATTCATGATGGAGGTGTTCAAATAGGTCAATTGCTTGCCCGACATATCGGTCAATTCAATGGCCGAAACACTTTTAGGATCTTTGATCTGTAAATGAAAACCATTCCTGGACGGATTAGGATAAACAGCAAAGTCCAAATCCGACTGTCCTTGATCAGCAAGCATTCTCGCTCCATTTTGTTTCACGATCTCAAAATGACCCCATGATACTGAAGATACATAGTGAATGAAATACTTGCCCTGAATTTTGGAAGGGAGACTATTCGACCAGGTGTTGGTGTAGTCCACTCCATTGATCTCGAGTTGATCCAGACTCCAGGAATTGATATAGCCCACATTGCCAGAGACCTCCCAGCAATACTCCCCTGCTCCATCATAGCTAAATGGCATACTGATCGCTGTAGGGTTATCACAAGGATCTCCCCCACCCGTCGGGATTTCTGAAAAGTTTGCTACTACGGATGTATTCGCATTGATAGTGAAAGAAAGCGGGTTGGCTGAACCCGAAATATCTCCACTCCATCCATCAAATTGCCAGCCTGAATCAGCTGTTGCCGTTAGACTAATGGTACTGCCTTCATCAAAAACAGAACCAGCAGGATTTACTGCTATAGAACCATTGCCTGAAGTACCGGTCGTCAAAGTATATTGAACTACCGGATCAGGGTCACTTCCCCCTTCGTAGGGAGACAGATAACTACCATCGATTACAGATTGAGAAATGCCTGGGCCTGACCAAGCCACAGCGAGGTTGTCTCCACCGCTGCCTTCTTTGTGCAGCACTTCGATATAGTATTTCGCTCCAGCTACCAGATTGACCGTTGCTACTT
This is a stretch of genomic DNA from Reichenbachiella ulvae. It encodes these proteins:
- a CDS encoding peptidoglycan DD-metalloendopeptidase family protein; translation: MMVTDTIFYLLKVSGVFIVLYSFYHLLLSRSSFHHINRVYLLAMIPVSLIIPLIDIELTSSYTLPTETIPVLFEDFGSIDDRIQPIEAIEQSHSDWNSLLALVYVLGVIVSLIKFTFNLLKVFKIKQQSSVQTDGAFTIIQYKGRLVFSYFKWIFIPADSKNTIDRLIIDHEKWHGKAWHTLDLISTELFASVLWFNPFVYLFRRDLKTVHEYQVDAAILQRDIKKSKYLQLMLNQLIDSHRRIGIYNYFNGLTMKKRIKMISKDKSTKWQLLNYLLIIPVLVTMTMSFSAPEKLANEFTEMNFPFSGPEYLTEGFPELEMMNIPFSVSEKSDEDIPSISPIKDGDYDFPPSGYGMRIHPIDKVRQFHGGLDFSAKKGTKVIVTANGVASKIEFQEGGYGRLVVIDHGGGFETRYAHLSGFAVEQGDQVQRGDVIGYVGTTGRSTAFHLHYEVRKDGKPVDPKDYM
- a CDS encoding BlaI/MecI/CopY family transcriptional regulator — its product is MKELTKAEEQVMQYLWELEKAFLKDIVEKFPEPRPAYTTVQTVVRVLTKKKFIGYETFGKTNQYYPLVSKGDYFRVHFKGVVNNFFNGSVSKFASFFTDDKELSITELEQMRQLIETKIKNLKDDGN
- a CDS encoding Crp/Fnr family transcriptional regulator; translated protein: MQTNRTESFSTADRHEFLNRFHPISQEEFNAIQEKIKSKTLKRNESLIRPGQVQKQLFLIRSGVQMCHYDQHDKKHVIAFTYPPNLCAIPDSFSEQVPSRYGFTSVTASEVDCLSFEDLQLLYAQFPNIETLFRRINEKLLVRLLNLHIEFRSMSIEERFTAFCQRSPHLLQKVPHKYIASYLGIDATNFSKLFNSIRI
- a CDS encoding GrpB family protein, with product MLIKKYTPDWTVHFVKLKGEIEKGLEGLDCQIEHVGSTSVANLDAKDIIDIDIVYREEWEFEKIKAGLIEIGYYHNGNQGIEQREVFKRTGQLTHEVLDAIVHHLYVCPMDSQALERHILSRDFMRKNDWARLKYQNMKYELAEQAHQDKKRYAELKELHVNDFINSIIESEKTNADQSN
- a CDS encoding nuclear transport factor 2 family protein — protein: MTLREKTVDIYNMIGQGQLLEAFDKYYGESIVITEPRGTWEGKAEVRKHEEEFLSMVKEFHGLEVKAITSDEEAGVVIHETVMDLTFQDGNRVQMEQVGVQKWENGQIVHERFYYEQ